A single region of the Paraburkholderia sprentiae WSM5005 genome encodes:
- a CDS encoding DegQ family serine endoprotease, whose product MNAKTLSRGAVAVAVAAALSAGYVAGHRDVPAPQVISPAQAAMMPAEAAAKTGIPDFSGLVETYGPAVVNISAKHVVKQTAMRGNGGTLNGNQLPIDPNDPFYQFYKRFFGGVPGMQGGDGGDAPDQPSASLGSGFIISNDGYILTNAHVVDGANVVTVKLTDKREFKAKVIGADKQSDVAVLKINASDLPTVKIGDPRQSKVGQWVVAIGSPYGFDNTVTSGIISAKSRSLPNENYTPFIQTDVPVNPGNSGGPLFNLQGEVIGINSMIYSQTGGFQGLSFAIPISEAIKVKDDLVKTGHVSRGRLGVAVQGLNQTLAESFGMQKPQGALVSSVDANGPAAKAGLQPGDVILSVNGDEVSDSTDLPAKIAGLAPGSMATLKVWRDKASKDVKVTIGSFSDSKVASANKTDQQTQLQGRLGVAVRPLTPEEKSGASVSHGLLVQQAGGAAASAGIQPGDVILAVNGRPVTNVDQLKQMISGAGNSIALLIQRDNAQIFVPVDLG is encoded by the coding sequence ATGAACGCGAAAACCTTGTCCCGCGGCGCCGTTGCGGTAGCTGTGGCCGCTGCGCTTTCAGCCGGCTATGTGGCGGGCCATCGCGATGTGCCCGCACCTCAGGTCATCTCGCCGGCGCAAGCCGCGATGATGCCCGCCGAAGCCGCTGCCAAAACCGGTATCCCCGATTTCTCCGGTCTCGTCGAAACCTACGGTCCGGCCGTCGTCAACATTAGCGCGAAGCACGTGGTCAAGCAGACCGCGATGCGCGGTAACGGCGGCACACTCAACGGCAACCAGTTGCCGATCGACCCGAACGATCCGTTCTATCAGTTCTACAAACGTTTCTTCGGCGGCGTGCCCGGCATGCAGGGCGGCGACGGCGGTGACGCGCCCGATCAGCCGAGCGCGAGCCTTGGCTCGGGCTTCATCATCAGCAATGACGGCTACATTCTGACGAACGCGCATGTGGTCGATGGCGCGAACGTCGTCACCGTGAAGCTCACCGACAAGCGCGAGTTCAAGGCGAAGGTGATCGGCGCCGACAAGCAGTCCGACGTCGCCGTGCTGAAGATCAACGCAAGCGATCTGCCGACGGTGAAGATTGGCGATCCGCGCCAGAGCAAGGTTGGTCAGTGGGTCGTCGCGATCGGCTCGCCATACGGCTTCGACAACACCGTGACCTCGGGCATCATCAGCGCGAAGTCGCGCTCCCTGCCCAACGAGAATTACACGCCGTTCATTCAGACGGACGTGCCGGTGAACCCGGGCAACTCCGGCGGTCCGCTCTTTAACCTGCAAGGTGAAGTGATCGGCATCAACTCGATGATCTACTCGCAGACGGGCGGTTTCCAGGGGTTATCGTTCGCGATTCCGATCAGCGAGGCGATCAAGGTCAAGGACGATCTCGTCAAGACCGGCCACGTGAGCCGCGGCCGCCTCGGCGTCGCGGTGCAGGGCTTGAACCAGACGCTCGCCGAATCGTTCGGCATGCAGAAGCCGCAAGGCGCGCTGGTCAGCTCGGTCGACGCCAACGGTCCGGCGGCCAAGGCCGGCTTGCAGCCTGGCGACGTGATCCTGTCGGTGAACGGCGACGAAGTCAGCGATTCCACAGATCTGCCGGCGAAGATCGCCGGACTCGCGCCGGGCAGCATGGCGACGCTGAAAGTGTGGCGCGATAAGGCCAGCAAGGACGTAAAGGTGACGATCGGCTCGTTCTCGGACTCGAAGGTCGCGTCGGCGAACAAGACCGATCAGCAGACGCAGCTGCAAGGCCGTCTCGGCGTCGCGGTGCGGCCGCTGACGCCGGAAGAGAAGAGCGGCGCGTCGGTGTCGCACGGTCTGCTCGTGCAGCAGGCGGGCGGCGCGGCGGCGAGCGCCGGCATCCAGCCGGGCGACGTGATCCTCGCAGTCAACGGCCGTCCGGTCACGAACGTCGATCAGTTGAAACAGATGATTTCGGGCGCAGGCAACAGCATTGCGTTGCTGATCCAGCGGGACAACGCGCAGATTTTTGTGCCCGTCGATCTCGGTTGA
- a CDS encoding ATP-binding protein, whose amino-acid sequence MRSIRRQLLFWLLALVLLGVGIAGWLIYRQALAEANELFDYQLEQIAAALPAEPFSQVLGRDTGDEGIVLQIWNRNGMLMYYSRPRAPLAPRAELGFSTERTDRGEWRVYGAIVGDNVVQLAQPLSVRNRLAANVALRTLWPLIVLLPLLGLAVWVIVGRGLQPLRRVTSALDTRHPEALDPLPDQRLPLEVRPLVRALNALLQRLATALDIQKAFVADAAHELRTPLAAVQIQAQLVARAKDDTARSEALTDLQAGVTRATRLAEQLLALARAEPDSAGGVGTLDLRELLRECVASYAPLAMNRGVDLGIEASDAASVTGDAEALRVMFNNLIDNATKYTPHGGRVDVSLRVEDGRPVVSIADSGPGIDPADRERVFDRFYRAGAGANRARTDVAGSGLGLAIVRRIATQHHAQVSLGDSPAGGLQVTVRF is encoded by the coding sequence ATGCGCTCGATTCGCCGTCAACTGTTGTTCTGGCTGCTCGCGCTGGTGCTGCTCGGCGTGGGCATCGCGGGCTGGCTGATCTATCGGCAGGCGCTCGCCGAAGCGAACGAGCTGTTCGACTACCAGCTCGAGCAGATCGCCGCGGCGCTGCCGGCGGAGCCGTTCTCGCAGGTGCTCGGCCGCGATACCGGCGACGAGGGCATCGTGCTGCAGATCTGGAACCGCAACGGCATGCTGATGTACTACTCGCGGCCGCGCGCACCGCTCGCGCCGCGCGCCGAGCTCGGTTTTTCGACGGAACGTACGGACCGCGGCGAATGGCGCGTATATGGCGCGATCGTCGGCGATAACGTCGTGCAACTCGCGCAGCCGCTGTCGGTGCGCAATCGGCTCGCCGCCAACGTCGCACTGCGCACACTGTGGCCGCTGATCGTGCTGCTGCCGCTGCTCGGACTCGCGGTGTGGGTGATCGTCGGCCGCGGGCTGCAGCCGCTGCGGCGCGTGACGAGCGCGCTCGACACGCGTCATCCGGAGGCGCTCGATCCATTGCCCGATCAGCGCTTGCCGCTCGAAGTGCGGCCGCTCGTGCGGGCACTCAACGCGCTGCTGCAGCGGCTCGCGACCGCGCTCGATATCCAGAAGGCGTTTGTCGCCGATGCCGCGCACGAATTGCGCACGCCGCTTGCCGCAGTGCAGATCCAGGCGCAACTGGTCGCGAGGGCCAAGGACGACACAGCCCGCAGCGAAGCGCTTACCGACCTGCAGGCGGGCGTCACGCGCGCGACCCGCCTCGCCGAGCAACTGCTCGCGCTCGCGCGCGCCGAGCCGGACAGCGCCGGGGGCGTCGGGACGCTCGATCTGCGGGAGCTACTGCGGGAGTGCGTCGCGAGCTATGCGCCGCTCGCGATGAATCGCGGCGTCGACCTTGGCATCGAGGCGAGCGACGCCGCCAGCGTGACCGGCGACGCCGAAGCGCTGCGCGTCATGTTCAACAACCTCATCGATAATGCGACCAAGTACACGCCGCATGGCGGCCGCGTCGACGTGAGCCTGCGTGTCGAGGACGGCCGCCCGGTCGTGTCCATCGCCGATAGCGGGCCGGGTATCGATCCGGCCGATCGCGAGCGCGTGTTCGACCGTTTTTATCGCGCCGGCGCGGGCGCGAATCGCGCGCGCACCGACGTGGCCGGCAGCGGTCTCGGTCTCGCGATCGTGCGCCGGATTGCCACGCAACATCATGCGCAAGTGTCGCTCGGCGATTCGCCGGCCGGTGGTTTGCAGGTCACCGTACGCTTCTGA
- a CDS encoding response regulator: MRILLVEDDRMIAEGVRKALRGEGFAVDWVEDGEAALRAAAAQPYDLALLDLGLPKRDGLEVLRALRARGHALPVLIVTARDAVADRVKGLDAGADDYLVKPFDLDELGARMRALIRRQSGRSDSTIRHGNLTLDPASHQVTLDGALVALSAREFALLEALLARPGAVLSKSQLEEKMYGWGEEIGSNTVEVYIHALRKKLGADLIRNVRGLGYMIAKDA, translated from the coding sequence ATGCGCATCCTGCTAGTCGAAGATGATCGGATGATCGCCGAAGGCGTGCGCAAGGCGCTGCGCGGCGAAGGCTTCGCCGTCGATTGGGTCGAGGACGGTGAGGCGGCGCTGCGCGCGGCGGCCGCCCAGCCTTACGACCTCGCGTTGCTCGACCTGGGTCTGCCCAAGCGCGACGGTCTCGAGGTGCTGCGTGCGCTGCGCGCGCGCGGCCATGCGCTGCCGGTGCTGATTGTCACCGCCCGCGACGCGGTCGCCGATCGCGTCAAGGGACTCGACGCCGGCGCTGACGATTACCTTGTCAAACCTTTCGACCTCGACGAACTCGGCGCGCGCATGCGCGCGCTGATCCGGCGCCAGTCCGGCCGCAGCGATTCGACGATTCGACACGGCAATTTGACGCTCGATCCCGCGTCGCACCAGGTGACGCTCGATGGCGCGCTGGTCGCGTTATCCGCGCGCGAATTTGCGCTGCTCGAGGCGCTGCTCGCGCGACCCGGCGCGGTGCTGTCCAAAAGCCAGCTCGAGGAAAAGATGTATGGCTGGGGCGAGGAGATCGGCAGCAACACGGTCGAGGTTTATATCCACGCGCTACGCAAGAAGCTCGGCGCCGATCTGATCCGCAACGTACGCGGACTGGGCTACATGATCGCGAAGGACGCCTGA
- the dacB gene encoding D-alanyl-D-alanine carboxypeptidase/D-alanyl-D-alanine endopeptidase, which produces MTHAFLSSVARRLAPRSRRIFNRAAFVPNRLAARTAVWLCAAALGAGALLPLAAQARIKPIHPSVNVTTVLPQPVMVGLQRAHVPLSSISVVVEKVGDRTPILALNAGKPMMPASTMKLVTTYAGLSILGPDYRWRTSAYADGALDASGVLHGNLYIQGTGDPKLVPEELIDLVQKIHKAGINGIDGALVLDKRYFDPSTRDLPAFDDDASAPYNVGPDPLLYAFKSLSFTVTPSPDGSVAIDVLPALARLHIDNQLRATSGPCRGELPTPTVTPEPDGTLVASFIGDFPVRCDARTINVAVLDHSTFFARGFLALWQQTGGTFTGAIREGAVPAGAKPVATHEGPMLSDIVRDINKFSNNTMARNLFLTIGAAEERAPATPAKAARAVEAFLERDSVNTEYLSLENGSGLSRDEHITALALADLLQRANASPVAQVFVDSLPIAGVDGTMRNRLTSQGAGGNAHIKTGTLRDVRAIAGYVASADGNSYIVVSLINDPHSEAARAAHDALLEWVYEGPSQGFTKVSAPIEEARQKPRKNPRKRGGH; this is translated from the coding sequence ATGACGCACGCTTTTCTGTCTTCCGTCGCCCGCCGCCTGGCGCCGCGATCGCGCCGCATTTTCAATCGCGCAGCCTTCGTGCCTAACCGCCTCGCGGCGCGCACGGCCGTCTGGCTCTGCGCCGCCGCGCTCGGTGCGGGCGCGCTGCTGCCGCTGGCGGCGCAGGCACGCATCAAGCCGATCCATCCGAGCGTCAACGTCACGACGGTGCTGCCGCAACCGGTGATGGTCGGGCTGCAGCGCGCTCACGTGCCGTTGTCGTCGATCAGCGTGGTCGTCGAAAAGGTCGGCGATCGCACGCCGATCCTTGCGCTGAACGCAGGCAAGCCGATGATGCCCGCCTCGACGATGAAGCTCGTCACCACCTACGCGGGCCTGTCGATCCTCGGCCCCGACTACCGCTGGCGCACCAGCGCGTACGCGGACGGCGCGCTCGACGCAAGCGGCGTGCTGCACGGCAATCTGTACATCCAGGGCACCGGCGACCCGAAGCTCGTGCCCGAAGAACTGATCGACCTCGTGCAAAAGATCCACAAGGCGGGCATCAACGGCATCGACGGCGCGCTGGTGCTCGACAAGCGCTACTTCGATCCGTCGACGCGCGATCTGCCCGCGTTCGACGATGACGCGAGCGCGCCGTACAACGTCGGCCCCGATCCGCTGCTGTACGCGTTCAAATCATTGTCGTTCACGGTGACGCCATCGCCGGACGGCTCGGTGGCGATCGACGTGCTGCCCGCGCTCGCGCGACTGCACATCGACAACCAGCTGCGTGCGACGAGCGGCCCGTGCCGGGGCGAGCTGCCGACGCCGACCGTCACGCCGGAGCCCGACGGCACGCTCGTCGCGTCGTTCATCGGCGACTTTCCGGTGCGCTGCGACGCGCGCACGATCAACGTCGCCGTTCTAGATCACTCGACGTTCTTCGCGCGCGGCTTCCTCGCGCTGTGGCAGCAAACCGGCGGCACGTTCACGGGCGCGATCCGCGAAGGCGCGGTGCCGGCCGGCGCGAAGCCCGTCGCGACGCACGAGGGGCCGATGCTGTCGGACATCGTTCGCGACATCAACAAGTTCAGCAACAACACGATGGCGCGCAACCTGTTCCTGACGATCGGCGCCGCCGAGGAAAGGGCGCCCGCCACGCCCGCGAAAGCCGCGCGCGCGGTCGAGGCTTTCCTGGAGCGCGACAGCGTCAACACCGAGTACCTGTCGCTCGAAAATGGCTCGGGCCTGTCGCGCGACGAGCACATCACCGCGCTTGCGCTCGCCGATCTTCTGCAACGAGCGAATGCGAGCCCGGTCGCGCAAGTGTTCGTCGATTCGCTGCCGATCGCCGGTGTCGACGGCACGATGCGCAACCGCCTGACCAGCCAGGGCGCGGGCGGCAACGCACACATCAAGACCGGCACGCTGCGCGACGTGCGCGCAATCGCCGGCTACGTCGCGTCGGCCGACGGCAACAGCTACATCGTCGTCAGCCTGATCAACGATCCGCATTCGGAGGCGGCGCGCGCCGCCCACGACGCGCTGCTCGAATGGGTGTACGAAGGCCCGTCGCAAGGCTTCACGAAGGTCTCCGCGCCTATCGAGGAAGCGCGCCAGAAACCCAGGAAAAACCCGCGCAAACGCGGCGGCCACTGA
- a CDS encoding SGNH/GDSL hydrolase family protein: MNQTASKKQQWMRVTQIAVASAAFAALAACGGGGGDNNSSSSGPSGGVTLQVVSFGDSLSDVGTYMPAVQANVGTGGGRFTTNPGEIWTQKVAEYYGGTLTAAYVGGFGQPLTAAGGLGYAQGGSRVDLQPGEGYAPNNMAATTVPITTQVTEYLSAHNSFNSNQLVLMNGGANDIFIAVQAVSDAGTAAAAQALQSGGTPAAAQSAAAAASQAATLSALQAITTAATTFVGTVQKVVASGATHVVVSDVPDIAQTPQGLAAGAQGQALINALVKTYNGVLQQGLAPLTSTKQVIYVSAFAWLDQTLANYQSLGFTVSNTGTACNLTSMAASATAYATKNPSVLATGQTAASFGNSLASSLFCSPQTYTLAGADQTYMFADLVHPSTHLQALFAQQVETQIAASGLGK; encoded by the coding sequence ATGAATCAAACCGCTTCGAAGAAACAGCAATGGATGCGCGTCACGCAGATCGCCGTGGCGAGCGCAGCGTTCGCCGCGCTCGCGGCGTGCGGCGGTGGCGGCGGCGACAATAACTCGAGCAGCAGCGGGCCGTCGGGGGGTGTCACGCTGCAGGTCGTGTCTTTCGGTGACAGCCTGTCGGATGTCGGCACGTACATGCCGGCGGTCCAGGCCAACGTCGGCACGGGCGGCGGCCGCTTCACCACGAACCCGGGCGAAATCTGGACGCAGAAGGTCGCCGAGTACTACGGCGGCACGCTCACCGCCGCTTATGTCGGCGGTTTCGGCCAGCCGCTCACCGCAGCCGGCGGTCTCGGTTACGCGCAAGGCGGCTCGCGCGTCGATCTGCAGCCGGGCGAGGGCTACGCGCCGAACAACATGGCCGCGACGACGGTGCCGATCACGACGCAGGTCACCGAGTATCTGAGCGCGCACAACAGCTTCAATTCGAACCAGCTCGTGCTGATGAACGGTGGCGCGAACGACATCTTCATCGCGGTGCAAGCCGTCTCCGATGCCGGCACGGCAGCGGCGGCGCAAGCGCTCCAAAGCGGTGGCACCCCGGCCGCCGCGCAGTCGGCGGCAGCCGCCGCTTCGCAGGCGGCCACGCTGAGCGCGCTGCAGGCGATCACGACCGCGGCGACCACGTTCGTCGGCACGGTGCAGAAGGTTGTCGCGTCGGGCGCGACGCACGTGGTGGTGTCGGACGTCCCGGACATCGCGCAGACGCCGCAAGGTCTCGCCGCGGGCGCGCAAGGCCAGGCGCTCATCAACGCGCTCGTCAAGACCTACAACGGCGTGCTACAGCAAGGACTCGCGCCGCTCACGTCGACCAAGCAGGTCATCTACGTGAGCGCGTTCGCGTGGCTGGACCAGACGTTGGCGAACTATCAGTCGCTCGGTTTCACCGTGTCGAATACGGGCACCGCGTGTAACCTGACGTCGATGGCCGCGAGCGCGACCGCATACGCGACGAAGAATCCGAGCGTGCTCGCAACGGGGCAGACGGCGGCATCGTTCGGCAACTCGCTCGCGTCGTCGCTGTTCTGCTCGCCGCAGACCTATACGTTGGCCGGCGCGGATCAGACCT